Proteins from a single region of Thunnus albacares chromosome 14, fThuAlb1.1, whole genome shotgun sequence:
- the scdb gene encoding stearoyl-CoA desaturase b gives MTETETRNHHDGKQQNGDTMAETSTVEDVFDDTYKEKEGPKPPRILVWRNIILMSLLHVGALYGLTVIPSASALTLAWTVVCFLISALGVTAGAHRLWSHRSYKASSPLRVFLAIANSMAFQNDIYEWARDHRVHHKYSETDADPHNAMRGFFFAHIGWLLVRKHPDVIEKGRKLELTDLKADKVVMFQRRHYKLSVLIFCFLVPMFVPWYFWGESLHVGYFLPGLLRYALVLNATWLVNSAAHMWGNRPYDRTINPRENPLVALSAIGEGFHNYHHTFPYDYATSEFGCKLNLTTAFIDLMCFLGLATDRKIVSKEMIAARKQRTGDSSNKSG, from the exons ATGACCGAAACGGAAACCAGAAATCATCACGATGGCAAGCAACAGAACGGAGATACCATGGCAGAAACATCGACGGTAGAGGATGTTTTTGACGACACctataaagaaaaagaaggtcCCAAACCGCCGAGGATACTAGTGTGGAGAAATATCATACTTATGTCCCTCTTACATGTCGGTGCGCTTTACGGACTGACCGTCATCCCTTCCGCATCGGCGTTAACTCTTGCTTGGa CTGTGGTGTGCTTCCTCATCAGCGCTCTCGGTGTGACTGCCGGTGCACACAGATTATGGAGCCACAGATCCTACAAGGCCTCCTCTCCCCTGCGAGTCTTCCTCGCTATCGCCAACTCCATGGCCTTTcag AATGACATATACGAATGGGCGAGGGACCACCGCGTCCACCACAAGTATTCCGAGACGGACGCAGACCCCCACAATGCCATGCGGGGTTTCTTCTTCGCCCACATCGGTTGGTTGTTGGTTCGCAAGCATCCTGACGTCATTGAAAAGGGACGAAAACTGGAGCTCACAGACCTGAAGGCAGATAAAGTGGTCATGTTCCAAAGGCG GCACTACAAGCTCTCTGTGTTGATATTTTGCTTCTTGGTGCCCATGTTTGTCCCCTGGTACTTCTGGGGTGAATCCCTCCATGTGGGATACTTCCTCCCTGGACTCCTGAGATACGCTCTGGTGCTCAATGCCACCTGGCTAGTCAACAGCGCTGCACACATGTGGGGCAACAGGCCTTATGACCGCACCATTAATCCGAGGGAAAACCCACTGGTTGCTCTCAGCGCCATAG gggAAGGCTTCCACAACTACCATCACACGTTCCCCTATGACTACGCCACCAGTGAGTTCGGCTGCAAGCTCAATCTCACCACTGCCTTTATAGACCTTATGTGCTTCCTGGGTTTGGCCACGGACCGTAAGATAGTGTCAAAGGAAATGATAGCTGCGCGCAAGCAGCGAACgggtgacagcagcaacaaaagtGGCTGA
- the trmt2b gene encoding tRNA (uracil(54)-C(5))-methyltransferase homolog-B, giving the protein MAWAAPRSRSVMRLFVKHKIRGTCVLFSSKYTADQGRTPSKKRLRKSQKKPPWTDTLSWEERLADVVTPLWRLSYEEQLELKQKHQESILSQLSGYLSGDCLSHSSSPVRSKPSFPVLPVLPSPVRDSYRNKSTFSVNRGVDGNPKTVGFYVGTGKEGNIVCVNGDHLLNMPEKHKQVARCYQDFIRLSSLEPCLLFHTGGHWREVTVRTNAAGCTMAIVYFHPQTLTPEEVAVHKAELVDYFVQGPGSVCQLDSLLFQESTMTRCTHEESSYQLLHGQPHIYEEVLGFKFRISADAFFQVNQAAAQVLYSTVRDLCVPNWDEGRGRTKVGDTLLDVCCGTGAIGITISPRVDRIIGIELIEQAVEDAKHNAALNNVLNCEFIPGKAEAVLPGLMSQFSSADLTAVVNPARAGLHPRVIRALRNQPAIRRLVYVSCKPDGEAMRNFRELCCAPDPQKKLTGGAFSPTLAVPVDMFPHTPHCELLLLFER; this is encoded by the exons ATGGCTTGGGCAGCTCCACGCAGCAGGTCAGTGATGAGGTTATTTGTTAAGCACAAGATAAGAGGAACCTGTGTGTTATTTTCATCTAAATATACAGCTGATCAAGGGAGGACACCATCAAAGAAACGGTTGAGAAAAAGTCAGAAGAAGCCTCCCTGGACTGATACTCTGTCCTGGGAGGAGAGGTTAGCTGATGTGGTGACTCCTCTGTGGAGGCTGAGCTATGAAGAGCAACTTGAGCTCAAGCAAAAACATCAGGAAAGCATACTGTCACAGCTTTCTGGTTATCTCTCCGGTGACTGCCTATCACACTCCTCATCACCTGTCAGAAGTAAACCCAGCTTCCCTGTCCTGCCCGTCCTCCCTTCCCCAGTTAGAGATAGCTACCGCAACAAGTCCACGTTCTCTGTCAACAGAGGAGTGGATGGAAATCCAAAGACTGTTGGGTTTTATGTGGGCACAGGCAAGGAGGGAAACATTGTCTGCGTCAACGGAGACCACCTGCTCAACATGCCGGAGAAGCACAAACAGGTAGCCAGATGCTACCAGGACTTTATCCGCCTGTCTTCCCTGGAGCCCTGCCTACTGTTCCACACCGGGGGTCACTGGAGAGAGGTTACGGTGAGGACAAATGCAGCGGGCTGCACCATGGCTATAGTGTACTTTCATCCACAGACGCTCACCCCGGAGGAGGTGGCGGTCCATAAGGCTGAACTGGTGGATTACTTCGTGCAAGGTCCTGGGTCAGTGTGTCAGCTGGACTCTCTGCTCTTCCAAGAGAGCACCATGACTCGCTGCACTCATGAGGAATCCTCCTACCAGCTGCTGCATGGCCAGCCACACATTTATGAGGAG GTGCTGGGCTTTAAGTTCCGCATCTCCGCTGATGCCTTTTTCCAGGTGAACCAGGCAGCTGCTCAGGTACTCTACAGCACAGTGAGAGACCTGTGTGTCCCAAACTGGGATGAAGGTAGAGGAAGAACAAAAGTGGGAGACACTCTCCTAGATGTGTGCTGTGGGACAGGTGCCATCGGCATTACTATATCTCCCAGAGTGGACAGAATTATTGGAATAGAGCTCATAGAACAGGCGGTGGAAGATGCTAAACACAACGCAGCGCTCAATAATGTCCTGAACTGTGAGTTTATCCCAGGAAAGGCGGAGGCAGTACTCCCTGGCCTTATGTCCCAGTTTAGCTCTGCAGACCTTACAGCTGTGGTAAACCCTGCTCGAGCTGGCCTGCATCCCCGTGTCATCCGAGCGTTACGAAACCAACCTGCTATCCGCAGGCTGGTCTATGTTTCCTGTAAACCGGATGGAGAGGCCATGAGGAACTTTAGGGAGCTTTGTTGTGCCCCTGACCCACAGAAGAAACTCACAGGAGGGGCATTTTCTCCGACTCTGGCTGTGCCCGTGGACATGTTCCCGCATACTCCACACTGTGAACTGTTGCTACTTTTTGAGAGgtag
- the dnajb12a gene encoding dnaJ homolog subfamily B member 12a, translating to MDSNKDEAERCIKIARNAISNDQPDKARKFLEKAQRLFPTNQAKSLLESLAQNGKPPDENGGPVNGDGPTMRHRSPAEEPDASAQGSTDSAKPYTADQLEAVRKIKSCKDYYQILGVEKTAPEEDLKKAYRKLALKFHPDKNHAPGATEAFKAIGNAYAVLSNAEKRRQYDQYGEERSHPSRHRHHRDFEADISPEDLFNMFFGGGFPSSNVHVYRNGRMHFAHHNRQERREQQRDGGLALFVQLMPILILIIVSALSQIMVTQPPYSLSYRPSAGHIHKRHTTHLKVPFYVGDRFNEEYSGNNLKNVERSVEEDYISNLRNNCWKEKQQKEGLLYRARYFGDSELYQRAQRMGTPSCSRLSEIQVILDG from the exons ATGGACTCAAACAAGGACGAAGCCGAGCGGTGCATTAAAATAGCCCGAAATGCGATCAGCAACGACCAACCGGATAAAGCCAGGAAGTTTCTAGAGAAGGCTCAGCGCTTGTTTCCAACAAATCAGGCCAAAA GCTTATTGGAGTCGTTAGCGCAGAATGGAAAGCCTCCGGATGAGAATGGTGGTCCTGTGAACGGAGATGGACCCACTATGAGGCACCGCAGCCCCGCAGAGGAGCCTGATGCGTCCGCACAGGGGTCCACAGATTCAGCCAAACCATACACTGCCGATCAGCTGGAAGCTGTCAGAAA GATTAAAAGCTGTAAAGATTACTACCAAATTCTGGGAGTTGAAAAGACTGCACCTGAGGAGGATCTTAAAAAAGCTTACAGAAAGCTGGCTCTGAAATTTCACCCCGATAAAAACCATGCACCTGGAGCCACAGAGGCATTTAAAG CTATTGGTAATGCCTATGCTGTGCTGAGTAACGCTGAGAAACGAAGGCAGTATGACCAGTACGGAGAAGAGAGATCACACCCAAGCAGACACAGGCACCACCGTGATTTTGAAGCGGACATTTCACCCGAGGACCTCTTCAACATGTTCTTTGGTGGAGGCTTCCCATCAA gtaaTGTACATGTTTACAGAAATGGAAGAATGCACTTTGCACATCATAATAGGCAAGAAAGACGAGAACAACAGAGAGAT GGAGGTCTGGCTCTGTTTGTCCAGCTGATGCCCATCTTAATCCTCATCATTGTTTCTGCACTCAGCCAGATAATGGTCACGCAGCCTCCCTACAGCCTTAGCTACCGCCC GTCAGCCGGACATATTCACAAAAGGCATACAACACACCTGAAGGTGCCTTTCTATGTTGGGGACCGTTTCAATGAAGAATATTCTGGAAATAACCTGAAGAATGTCGAGAGAAGTGTAGAAGAAGACTACATCTCTAATCTCAGAAACAACTGTTGGAAGGAGAAGCAGCAGA AGGAAGGCTTACTGTATCGCGCTCGTTACTTTGGGGATTCTGAGTTGTACCAAAGGGCGCAGAGAATGGGGACTCCCAGTTGTTCCAGACTATCTGAGATTCAGGTTATACTGGATGGCTAG
- the LOC122996747 gene encoding DNA damage-inducible transcript 4 protein-like: MSSCNLSLDGSFPPSPAEDNRVSQRLSWGSLLHRLTELKGISQRVTTDHQCCRSETGSVSDEFLTESESSFFCYPLEETLATEVVTTITQSLNDASHILGCSKLILPDCLLHNISQELLHLAVSEPCGLRGALIDLCVDRGDQDSLCTVDQIAVDSTLVPTFHVTLVLRFESSGLWPKVQKLFKGSKSPQTPASSPRHRHTLRLSTSFRAIKKKLYCSGELLIEECC; encoded by the exons ATGTCTTCTTGCAATCTTTCCCTGGACGGCAGCTTTCCTCCATCCCCGGCGGAGGACAACAGGGTTTCGCAGCGGCTGTCCTGGGGCAGTCTGCTGCACAGGCTGACTGAGCTGAAGGGGATCAGTCAGAGAGTCACAACAGATCATCAGTGCTGCAGGAGTGAAACTG GATCTGTGTCAGATGAGTTCCTGACAGAGTCAGAGAGCAGTTTCTTTTGTTACCCCTTGGAGGAGACTCTGGCTACAGAGGTTGTGACCACCATCACACAAAGTCTCAACGATGCATCACACATCCTGGGCTGCTCCAAACTCATCTTACCCGACTGCCTTCTGCACAATATCAGCCAAGAGCTGCTCCACCTGGCTGTCAGTGAGCCCTGCGGCCTCAGGGGAGCACTCATAGACCTGTGCGTGGACAGGGGGGACCAGGACTCCCTATGTACTGTGGATCAAATAGCAGTAGATTCAACCCTGGTCCCGACCTTTCATGTGACCCTGGTGCTGAGGTTTGAGTCCAGCGGGCTGTGGCCAAAGGTTCAGAAGCTCTTCAAGGGAAGCAAGTCCCCGCAGACACCGGCATCATCTCCAAGGCACAGACACACTCTGAGGCTGAGTACGAGCTTCAGGGCTATCAAGAAGAAACTATATTGTTCAGGGGAGCTGCTGATTGAGGAGTGCTGCTGA